A DNA window from Paraburkholderia sp. IMGN_8 contains the following coding sequences:
- a CDS encoding glycosyl hydrolase, with translation MNVGVQVKIEHFGPDDAARIRRTGFKFVRFGVWTDRLPDAAYQKRVAEAFSVARIAGLPVLLTVRSTTPVISAQTAPAARSKALAQAGTAFGRTVAALRHSYASQLLAIEIWNEPDLPKYWPTGDALATFSPYIRAACSQLQGTTARVPTFGFGFSRAPLSGSLPDALLQQVVSTAPGCIGAVSYHAYGMSADAIHNTMRSTRARYAMPAVVTEWGVPSIATTDGNEGQASRVRAFLNTLRSTGTPLVSIYEWKDTSSGSNNRERNFGLLTSEGEDKPSLGATSKALRSFEVSGPASGASR, from the coding sequence GTGAACGTCGGCGTGCAAGTAAAGATTGAACACTTCGGCCCCGACGATGCAGCCCGGATCCGAAGGACAGGCTTTAAGTTCGTCAGGTTCGGTGTCTGGACAGACCGCTTGCCCGACGCGGCATATCAAAAGCGCGTGGCCGAGGCATTCTCCGTTGCACGTATTGCAGGACTGCCCGTGCTGTTGACGGTCCGTTCGACCACGCCGGTCATTTCTGCACAGACCGCTCCGGCGGCCCGCAGTAAAGCCCTGGCGCAAGCCGGGACCGCATTCGGACGGACAGTCGCCGCGCTGCGGCATTCCTATGCCAGTCAGTTGCTCGCCATTGAAATCTGGAACGAACCCGATCTGCCGAAGTATTGGCCGACCGGCGATGCTTTAGCGACGTTCAGTCCGTACATACGCGCCGCCTGCAGCCAGTTGCAGGGAACTACGGCGCGGGTTCCAACCTTCGGCTTCGGATTCTCCCGTGCGCCGCTGTCAGGCTCACTGCCGGATGCCCTGCTGCAACAGGTTGTGAGTACCGCGCCTGGCTGCATCGGCGCAGTGTCCTATCACGCGTACGGCATGTCTGCCGACGCCATTCACAATACCATGCGTAGCACGCGCGCACGCTATGCGATGCCCGCCGTAGTCACCGAATGGGGCGTTCCGTCGATCGCAACGACCGACGGTAACGAAGGCCAGGCGTCGCGTGTTCGTGCATTTCTCAACACACTGCGCAGCACGGGAACGCCGCTTGTGTCGATTTACGAATGGAAGGACACGTCTTCGGGAAGCAATAACCGTGAGCGCAACTTTGGACTATTGACGTCCGAGGGAGAGGATAAGCCGTCACTCGGTGCGACCAGCAAGGCTCTGCGCTCCTTCGAAGTATCAGGTCCCGCGAGCGGCGCCAGTCGCTGA
- a CDS encoding IS6 family transposase (programmed frameshift), with product MKQNLNPAVARVLKRLHCPLGVILMCVRWYVAYPLSLHHIEEIVAGRGICVDHSTVHRWALKLLPGLEKALRLRKRPVGKSWRMNETYIRIKGEWKYLYRAVCKNGNTIDFLLHAHRDKTSARRYFEKSIAQHGMPETVTVDKSSAKLAALEAINADRETPIKIRQSKYLNNLVEQDHRAIKRRTRHMLGFKSFRCARILLGGIEVMHMVTKGKMKCARRTHPSAADQFCELAT from the exons ATGAAGCAGAACCTGAATCCAGCCGTGGCGCGCGTGCTCAAGCGCCTGCATTGCCCGCTCGGCGTGATCCTGATGTGCGTACGCTGGTATGTCGCCTATCCGCTAAGCCTGCATCACATTGAAGAAATCGTCGCTGGGCGTGGGATCTGCGTTGATCATTCGACCGTGCACCGCTGGGCGCTCAAGCTGTTGCCGG GTCTGGAGAAAGCGCTTCGCCTTCGCAAGCGGCCAGTTGGAAAGAGCTGGCGAATGAACGAGACGTACATCCGCATCAAGGGCGAATGGAAGTATCTCTACCGGGCCGTCTGCAAGAACGGCAACACCATCGACTTTCTGCTGCACGCCCATCGGGACAAGACTTCAGCCCGGCGTTACTTTGAAAAATCGATCGCTCAGCATGGCATGCCCGAGACGGTGACCGTCGACAAAAGCAGCGCCAAGCTCGCCGCGCTCGAAGCGATCAATGCCGATCGTGAAACACCCATCAAGATCCGCCAGTCCAAATATCTCAACAACCTCGTCGAGCAGGACCATCGGGCGATCAAGCGGCGCACCCGACACATGCTGGGGTTCAAGTCTTTTCGCTGCGCCCGCATCCTTCTGGGCGGCATCGAAGTCATGCATATGGTCACCAAAGGAAAGATGAAGTGTGCTCGCAGAACCCATCCGTCCGCCGCCGATCAATTCTGCGAACTGGCAACATAA
- a CDS encoding phosphoribosylaminoimidazole carboxylase produces the protein MLEVRMLGGVYASFYLLVGAASVIVWHEGGQAMLGAASPAALSLMVAVAITEHYAFEANSYVFSLHRANTGSLMLFVRTGLWPSFAIAGLLFHWIASIEAVFVLWIGANLVVIGWAWKAIRAMELRQSGVQSAPARFDWRRTAGVWKEGVAFYIATVLLSGMQYAERFVAAPLLSHDEFGRYVFLWAIANAVQTVSYTVFVVTAGPSLVRAACSEPRRVTPILRRVIVKILAVTVAISLAVFSVHDLIFRFAHKSLGTGGRTTLVILLASFVLRSGSDLLWSAAIALKAGRQVAFGMFTLGVISVPLAWIAIPRFGQQGAAVSHLFASVMIAAWLAWVISKANKGLHLAGLTDQAMHRAG, from the coding sequence ATGCTCGAGGTGCGCATGCTGGGGGGCGTTTACGCCAGCTTCTATCTGCTTGTCGGGGCCGCGTCTGTGATCGTCTGGCACGAGGGCGGGCAGGCAATGCTGGGAGCAGCATCGCCTGCCGCGCTCTCTCTAATGGTGGCAGTAGCCATCACGGAACATTACGCGTTCGAAGCGAACTCGTACGTATTTTCCTTACACCGGGCTAACACAGGCTCGCTGATGCTCTTCGTGCGTACCGGCTTGTGGCCTAGCTTCGCGATTGCCGGCCTGTTGTTTCATTGGATAGCCAGTATCGAAGCGGTGTTCGTGTTGTGGATCGGCGCAAATCTCGTTGTGATCGGGTGGGCGTGGAAAGCGATTCGCGCGATGGAGCTGCGACAGTCAGGTGTGCAATCGGCGCCCGCGCGTTTCGACTGGCGCCGCACGGCGGGTGTGTGGAAAGAAGGCGTTGCGTTCTACATCGCGACAGTGCTGCTGTCCGGTATGCAATATGCGGAGCGCTTCGTTGCCGCGCCTTTGCTAAGTCACGATGAATTTGGCCGCTATGTGTTCCTGTGGGCAATTGCAAATGCAGTACAGACGGTTTCTTATACGGTGTTCGTCGTGACGGCAGGCCCGTCCCTCGTCAGGGCAGCTTGTAGCGAGCCGCGCCGCGTTACCCCGATTCTTCGTCGCGTCATAGTGAAAATCCTGGCCGTGACTGTCGCTATTTCGCTCGCTGTCTTCAGCGTGCACGACCTGATTTTTCGCTTTGCCCACAAGTCTTTGGGCACCGGAGGGCGAACCACGCTCGTCATCCTGCTAGCCTCGTTCGTGCTTCGATCGGGATCTGACTTGCTATGGTCTGCAGCGATCGCACTGAAAGCCGGGCGGCAAGTCGCATTTGGCATGTTCACGCTGGGCGTGATCAGCGTGCCGCTCGCATGGATCGCCATTCCGCGTTTTGGTCAACAGGGCGCTGCAGTCTCGCATCTTTTCGCGAGCGTCATGATCGCGGCATGGCTCGCATGGGTTATCAGCAAGGCCAATAAAGGTTTGCATTTGGCCGGACTCACAGATCAGGCGATGCATCGTGCTGGATAA